The nucleotide sequence AATCTTGGAGTTTCAGTTGACGTTCCATCAATGGAGTAACAGTTAATGGAGGAAGTCCGCTTAATTCATAGCCTCTCTCAGTCAGCCGTTTACCAATTTTGCTTTCTACCAAGCGGATTTGCTGTTTAGATAGTTTAGTTTTCCATTGTTGAACTAAACTCGAATTGGGAGATTTATAAGTGGTTTTTTTAGCATAATCAAGCATTGCTTCATCATAGGGAACCCCTATAAATTCACAAATACGAGTCAGAGTAGCGGCGAAATCTTTAATTAAAATTTCATATTTAATCTCTATTTTTCGGTCTTCAGGAATACGCTGTTGTAGATTTTCCCAAATTTTTTCTGCCTCTAACCAACGATCAACTCCAGTCCAGACATTGCCGGACCAACCCATTCCTATACAAGAACGGGCCACATCTCTGGGATCACGAATAATATGAATGAATCGAGCCTTAGGCCAGATCCATAACAATCGATCAAAATGGTGATGAACTGTAGCACCTACTATAGGTTTACCGGCTTGGTTTTTTTTCTGAACTAAAAAACTGTTAACCAGTTCGGGATAGCTTAGGCTACGATCAATCTCATAGCTGGCCTCGGGAAAATATCGCATGAAGTCTAGAAATTCATAATATTGCTCAAGCTCAGGCCAATCTCCTGAATCTGATACCTGTTCAATAACATAGTCAAATTCTGAATTGAAAGCAATTTGAGTATGATGATCGAGCATCAGTCTAAGTAGAGTTGTTCCTGATCTTTCTGCACCCACCAAAAAAATAGGACTTTCAATGCAGTTAGCTTTTATATTCATTAGCGGAATTTAATTAATTAATTAAATGATAATTCACCTTTCAATCAATAAAATCTATCATAGAAGCCAACACTTGTCAACAAAATTATTCTTCTTAAATTAAAACTTAATAGAGGTTTCTCAAAACACTATAGTGGTTCTCAAAAGAGTAAAGCACAAGGTTTTTCGGTTTGAAAAAATCGGGATAGGGCATAAAAAAAACGCTATCTTACTTAAAAGAAAGTTTTTTATTCAATAGCCAAATCATGAGCGCGACTAACTGGCCAAGTATTATTTCTGAACTCGCCGAACTAGAAATTATTACTGATGCGGTTCAACTCAGTAAACTATCCCTTGATTATTATCATTTTAGCCCGATATTGTCAAAAAAACTGAATAATAAACGAGCCAATCTGGTTGTTCGTCCAGTTAATGAAGTAGAAGTCTTAAAAATCGCTCAAACTTGTGTAAAATATCAAGTCCCTCTCACCGTGAGAGGCGCAGGCACCGGCAATTATGGACAATGTATTCCCCTCGAAGGCGGGGTGGTCCTCGATACCACTAAAATGAATCAAATTCGCTCTCTTGAACCTGGACTCGCTTGTGTCGAAGCTGGGGTTAAAATGGCAGCATTTGATAAAAAAGCCAGAGAAATCGGTTGGGAATTACGCATGGCTCCCTCGACATACCGCACAGCAACTATTGGCGGCTTTATCGGTGGGGGAAGCGCCGGAATGGGGTCAATTACTTATGGACAATTACGTGATCGCGGCAATCTTCAGGCGGTGCGAGTAGTGACGCTAGAGGATGAACCTCGTATTCTTGAGTTACGAGGCGATGATGTGCAAAAAGTCAATCACGCCTATGGAACGAATGGCATTATTACTGAATTAGAAATTCCCTTGGCTCCCGCTTATCCCTGGGTAGAACTGATTGTTATTTTCGATCAGTTTATGAGAGCCGCCCGCTTTGGTCAAGCCCTAGGAGATAGCGATGGAATTGTCAAAAAATTGATCACTATTCAGGCTTGGCCAATTCCTTCCTATTTGACGGCACTGGAAGATTATCTTCCCCAAGGAAAACACGCCGCTTTATTAATGATTTCGCAATATGATTTAGAACCTTTTCAAAACTTAGTGAAAGAATATGGCGGCGAGATCACTTACCAAAAAACGGCCACTGAAGCCACCAAAGGCAGCAGTTTATTAGAATTTACCTGGAATCATACCACGCTTCACGCGCGTAGTATTGACCCTAATCTGACTTATCTCCAAACCTTTTACTTTACCCTAGAACGAGTTGAGCAGATGTATGATTATTTTGGCGAGGAAGCCATGATTCATTTAGAGTTTTTGCGTGTTGGCGGTAAAGCCATTCCGGCCGGCCTACAATTGATCCGATTTACCACAGAAGAACGATTAAATGAAATCATCCGTTATCATGAAGAACAAGGAGCCGGCATTGCTAATCCTCACACTTATATTCTCGAAGATGGCGGCAGAAAAGTTATTGATCCAGAACAATTAGCTTTTAAAGAGAAGGTCGATCCTTATGGGTTAATGAATCCCGGTAAAATGCGTGCTTGGTTAGAAAGAGCCGTTTCTGTTTAAATTAATATATTCGACCACAGGACTAGCCAGCGTGACAAAAGCGAAAACCACTATCATCTTACTGACTCTGATCTGTCTTGCCGCCACAGCGATAGGCATTTACTTATTAGGAGGTTTAGCACCAGAACAAATACAAGCTTGGCTCAAAAAAATGGGCATTTGGGCACCCATTATTTACATCATTCTTTATACCCTAGGAACGATTTTAATCCTACCTTCTACACCCCTTAATTTAAGCGGTGGCGCTTTATTCGGAGTCTGGTGGGGAACATTATGGACCACGCTGGCGGCTATCGTGGCGGCTGTAGTTTCTTTTGCTTTTACTCGTACCATTGGACGAGATTATATTGCTAACAAGTTAGCCGGACGATGGGAAGCCATTGATGCAGAAATGCGTCAAGGAGGGCTATTTTATATGTTCGCTATTCGTTTATTACCGATTATTCCCTATGGCATTGTTAATTTCGCGGCGGGATTAACTTCTATTCGTTTTCGAGATTATTTACTAGGAACCTCCCTAGGCACTCTGCCGGGTATTCTTCCTTTTGTCATGATGGGAGCCGGTTTACAAGCTCTCAGCAAAGGTAATATTTTTCCTCTCACCCTCGCTTTTACCTTAACAGGAATGTTAGTCGGGGTAGCGACTTGGTATCGTCGCCGTCGTCAATTGCCTCCCCAAATTCTTAAGGAAATTCACAAAGAACCTCAGAAAAATAAAGATTTATGATGAGTAATCAATTTTTATAACATTGATTCACAAAAATACTACATTCCTATATAGTTATTAAATGGATACGATCAGCAGACAATTACCCAGTAGCTTATCTAAGCTAAAAACAAACGAGGTAGATTATGCGTATATTGATGATTCAACCCAACTATCACTCGGGAGGGGCTGAAATAGCCGGAAACTGGCCGCCGAGTTGGGTTCCTTATGTTGGTGGGGCATTGAAACAAGCCGGATTTGATAATATCCGCTTTGTGGATGCCATGACCAATTACATTCCTGATGATGTGTTAGCCGATATTATTGCCAAGAATCAACCCGATGTGGTGTTGGCAACGGCCATTACACCAATGATTTACCAATCTGAGCGCACCCTACAAATAGTTAAAGAAGTCTGTCCCAACGCCAAGACCATTATGGGGGGCGTTCATCCCACCTATATGTATAATGAGGTTCTCAACGAAGCACCCTGGGTGGATTACATTATTCGAGGAGAAGGAGAAGAAATTACCGTCAATTTATTGAGTGCCATCGCCAACGGAACGGATGTAAAAGACCGCCACAACATTCTAGGAATCGCCTTCTGTGAAAACGGTCAAGTGGTTGCTACTCCCGCTCATCCTCCTATCAAAAATTTGGATACTCTTACCCCAGATTGGACCCTGCTGGACTGGAATAAATATATCTATACGCCGCTCAATGTACGGGTAGCTGTGCCCAACTTTGCCCGAGGCTGTCCTTTCCGTTGTCGTTTTTGCTCTCAGTGGAAATTTTGGCGCAAATATCGCTCCCGCACCCCGAAAAACTTTGTCGATGAAATAGAATATCTGGTTAAAGAACACAACGTCGGCTTTTTCATTTTAGCTGACGAAGAACCCACCATTACTAAGCCGCGTTTTGTCGCCCTCTGTAAAGAATTAATTGAGCGCAAATTAAATGTTCACTGGGGAATTAATACTCGAGTCACCGATATTCTCAGAGATGAAAAAGAATTACCCCTCTATCGTCAAGCCGGATTGGTTCACGTCTCTTTAGGCACTGAAGCCGCCGCCCAGTTAAATTTAAATGTATTCCGCAAAGAAACTACTATAGAAGATAATAAGCGGGCCGTGCGGCTGTTGCGAGAAAACGGCATCGTAGCCGAAGTTCAGTATATTATGGGGCTAGAAAATGAAACCCTAGAAACCATTGAAGAAACCTATCGCATGGCGCGAGATTGGAAGGCGGACATGACCAATTGGAATATGTTCACGCCCTGGCCGTTTTCGGAATTGTTTGAGGATGTAGGGGATAAGGTGGAAGTGCGGGACTATTCCCACTATAATTTTGTCACGCCGATTATGAAGCCGGATAATATTACCCGGGAACAGTTACTCAAAGGAGTGCTACACAATTACGCCCGCTTTTACCTGTGGAAGACTCTAGAATATTGGTTTGAGAAAGACCCTTTTAAGCGTCGTTATTTACTCGGTTGTCTTTGGGCATTTTTGCAGACGACACTAAATAAACGCTTCTACAACCTCAAGCGAGTCAAACAAAAAGGACTACACACTGAAATTGATTTCGGTTTCGATGAGTCTAAAATTCTTACCCGCGAACAAATCGCCCAACGTAAGCAAGCTCATCCTGAACTCGGCGCGGATGTAAATTTTGTTGGTACTATTTCAGCTTGTGGTGCGCCGGCTGACTTACCTGAAATTCATTTACATCAGCAGAGTGAAACTCACTCGGAAATCCACGTTTTTCTGATTGAAGATGAGGAACAAAAGCGAGTGGGACTACGTCAAGCGCTGCGCTCACAAACGGGCATAGAAATCTACAGCGAAGCCACTAATGCTGACACGGGGTTGGTATTGTTAACCTCGGTGGCGGGGGGAGATGTGGCCCTGGTAGACGTGAGTTTACCGGATAAGAGTGGGGTAGAGTTGATTAAAGCGTTTCAGCAAGTTCAGGAAACTTCTGAAAATTCATCGCTAAAACTCTGTATGTTGATTGAAACTGATAATGACCATGAAGTGTTGGCGGCCATTGCTGCCGGGGCACAATCATACTGTTTAAAAACCGCCCCCATTGAGCAGCTAGTAGAAGCCATTCGACTCACCCACGCGGGTCAATTTTACCTTCACCCTCTGATCGCTTCAAAAATTCTCTTGTTGGTGAAAAACTATCAAGGCGAAACGATTTTGACGCAAACTGAGTTAGAAGTGCTGAGGTTAATTGCAGAAGGAACTTCATCGGATGAGATGGCGCAACAGCTTGGGATAACCCTGAATATGATTAAAACCCATCTGGCCAATATTCTCAACCGACTTTATATTAGTGATTTGATCCAAAAACCTCTCAAAGCACTTGCTGTATAAATAGTTAACATCAGCATCGCGAAAAGGTTAAAGGGGTTTGGGGTTGGCTTTACGACAGCATCCCTTTCCCCCTTTTCCCATTGTTGATATAATTATTGAAAGTCAAAAAAATCCACAAAAATAACTAATAGTTATCAATTGCTAATGCTGACCCCTTTAAGCCCCTCTGAAGCACTATCAATAATCGAGTCAGTAATCAGCCAATCAGAATCTGACGGCGTTTTCGTTCATATCAATGCCCATGAGTCAGCTTTAAGCCGCTACAGTGAAAACCAGATCAGCCAAAATATCCATAAGAGTAATTTCAATCTCAGCATTACCAGCTATTTCGGACAAAGAAGTGCCAGCGTTTCTACCAACGAACTCGATCCTCAAGCCATTACTCAAACCCTGAGACGTTCAGAAACTCTTGCCCGGGTCGTACCAGAAGATCCCGAATGGGTTCCGTTACTCTCTCCCATTGAGTATGATTCCCGTCTGCCGGCAAACGATCCATACACGGCAGAACTTTCCCCCTTAGAAAGGGGAGAAAAAGTTAAACAAGTGTGTCAGTGGTGTAGTCAGGCAGGGGTTGAAGGTTCGGGAACCCTCAGCACTGGCACGAAGGTACAAGCGGTAGGCAATTCTTTGGGTTTGTCTGGGTATAATTGTACGACTGAAGCTAATTTTGGTATTACAGCCCGGGTTGATAGCGGTTCGAGTTGGTCGAGTCATAGTGCCACAGGCATTGATTTGATCCCCTTGGAGGGGACCACAGAAACCGTGATTAAACGGGCCCTCTCTTCCCGAAACCCCCAAGAGATTCAACCGGATGTTTATCCGGTGGTGTTTGAGGCGGCGGCTTTTGCCGAGTTATTATCCTGGGTAATTGGCAATTTAGATGCCCGGGCAGCCGATGAAGGGCGATCATTTATGTCCCGCATAGACGAACAAGGAAAAGCGGCAGGAAACCGTTTAGGGGAGGCGCTATTTAGTCCTTTGGTACAGGTTAGTCGAAACCCTGCCCATCCTTTGTTACAAAGCGGCACTTTTTTTGAGGATGGTTTGAGTAATCATTATTTAGAGATTATCAAAGATGGAATTGCTGAAAATTTATCCTATAGCCGCTATTGGGCACAGCAGCAGGGCAAACAGCCCACAGGCGCTTTATTTCCGATGGTAATGGCCGGCTCAAAGCAAAGTTTGTCAGATTTAATTGCTCAGACTGAGCGAGGCATTTTAGTCAGTCGTGCTTGGTATGTTAGATATGTTAATCCTAGGACTTTAGAAGTAACGGGCATGACCCGAGATGGAACTTTCTGGATAGAAGAGGGAAAAATCGCTTATCCGATCAAAAATTTGAGGTTTAATCAGTGTTTGCCGGCCATGTTGCGAGATGTGGATGGGGTCTCTTCTGTACAACGCTTTGGTAACCGTGTCGTGCCTGGGGTTCGGGTCAAGGCGTTTAATTTTAGTAGTGTTACCGATAGTGTATAAACTACCCCAGGCCAGCAGAAACAACAGACTCAGATGTTACGGCAAAAGACCAGACGCATCAGGCAAAGCCCAGGTATCTATCCAACCTCGCCGCCCGTTTAGGGTTTCTACATAAACCGAATTATCGGTCCGGGTATCACGAAAAACTCGTACTGGTTCACCTCTATGCAATTGTCCCACCAAGGAACCGCCAAAGGGATCTGAACGCAGAGAAGAAACATCACTGAGTTGTTTCCATTGAGTGTAAGAATTCAGTTGAACCGATAACCCACTAACAGAGTATGCAGGCGTGAAAGTTCCGAGGCGAATAGATGTATTATAACGTCCAC is from Gloeothece verrucosa PCC 7822 and encodes:
- a CDS encoding sulfotransferase family protein, which codes for MNIKANCIESPIFLVGAERSGTTLLRLMLDHHTQIAFNSEFDYVIEQVSDSGDWPELEQYYEFLDFMRYFPEASYEIDRSLSYPELVNSFLVQKKNQAGKPIVGATVHHHFDRLLWIWPKARFIHIIRDPRDVARSCIGMGWSGNVWTGVDRWLEAEKIWENLQQRIPEDRKIEIKYEILIKDFAATLTRICEFIGVPYDEAMLDYAKKTTYKSPNSSLVQQWKTKLSKQQIRLVESKIGKRLTERGYELSGLPPLTVTPLMERQLKLQDWWYRFQWRIKRFGLPLFLSDFLSRRLRIEGWQKQVKYKMNAIAINYLQ
- a CDS encoding FAD-binding oxidoreductase; the encoded protein is MSATNWPSIISELAELEIITDAVQLSKLSLDYYHFSPILSKKLNNKRANLVVRPVNEVEVLKIAQTCVKYQVPLTVRGAGTGNYGQCIPLEGGVVLDTTKMNQIRSLEPGLACVEAGVKMAAFDKKAREIGWELRMAPSTYRTATIGGFIGGGSAGMGSITYGQLRDRGNLQAVRVVTLEDEPRILELRGDDVQKVNHAYGTNGIITELEIPLAPAYPWVELIVIFDQFMRAARFGQALGDSDGIVKKLITIQAWPIPSYLTALEDYLPQGKHAALLMISQYDLEPFQNLVKEYGGEITYQKTATEATKGSSLLEFTWNHTTLHARSIDPNLTYLQTFYFTLERVEQMYDYFGEEAMIHLEFLRVGGKAIPAGLQLIRFTTEERLNEIIRYHEEQGAGIANPHTYILEDGGRKVIDPEQLAFKEKVDPYGLMNPGKMRAWLERAVSV
- a CDS encoding TVP38/TMEM64 family protein, giving the protein MTKAKTTIILLTLICLAATAIGIYLLGGLAPEQIQAWLKKMGIWAPIIYIILYTLGTILILPSTPLNLSGGALFGVWWGTLWTTLAAIVAAVVSFAFTRTIGRDYIANKLAGRWEAIDAEMRQGGLFYMFAIRLLPIIPYGIVNFAAGLTSIRFRDYLLGTSLGTLPGILPFVMMGAGLQALSKGNIFPLTLAFTLTGMLVGVATWYRRRRQLPPQILKEIHKEPQKNKDL
- the bchE gene encoding magnesium-protoporphyrin IX monomethyl ester anaerobic oxidative cyclase, with amino-acid sequence MRILMIQPNYHSGGAEIAGNWPPSWVPYVGGALKQAGFDNIRFVDAMTNYIPDDVLADIIAKNQPDVVLATAITPMIYQSERTLQIVKEVCPNAKTIMGGVHPTYMYNEVLNEAPWVDYIIRGEGEEITVNLLSAIANGTDVKDRHNILGIAFCENGQVVATPAHPPIKNLDTLTPDWTLLDWNKYIYTPLNVRVAVPNFARGCPFRCRFCSQWKFWRKYRSRTPKNFVDEIEYLVKEHNVGFFILADEEPTITKPRFVALCKELIERKLNVHWGINTRVTDILRDEKELPLYRQAGLVHVSLGTEAAAQLNLNVFRKETTIEDNKRAVRLLRENGIVAEVQYIMGLENETLETIEETYRMARDWKADMTNWNMFTPWPFSELFEDVGDKVEVRDYSHYNFVTPIMKPDNITREQLLKGVLHNYARFYLWKTLEYWFEKDPFKRRYLLGCLWAFLQTTLNKRFYNLKRVKQKGLHTEIDFGFDESKILTREQIAQRKQAHPELGADVNFVGTISACGAPADLPEIHLHQQSETHSEIHVFLIEDEEQKRVGLRQALRSQTGIEIYSEATNADTGLVLLTSVAGGDVALVDVSLPDKSGVELIKAFQQVQETSENSSLKLCMLIETDNDHEVLAAIAAGAQSYCLKTAPIEQLVEAIRLTHAGQFYLHPLIASKILLLVKNYQGETILTQTELEVLRLIAEGTSSDEMAQQLGITLNMIKTHLANILNRLYISDLIQKPLKALAV
- a CDS encoding TldD/PmbA family protein, which gives rise to MLTPLSPSEALSIIESVISQSESDGVFVHINAHESALSRYSENQISQNIHKSNFNLSITSYFGQRSASVSTNELDPQAITQTLRRSETLARVVPEDPEWVPLLSPIEYDSRLPANDPYTAELSPLERGEKVKQVCQWCSQAGVEGSGTLSTGTKVQAVGNSLGLSGYNCTTEANFGITARVDSGSSWSSHSATGIDLIPLEGTTETVIKRALSSRNPQEIQPDVYPVVFEAAAFAELLSWVIGNLDARAADEGRSFMSRIDEQGKAAGNRLGEALFSPLVQVSRNPAHPLLQSGTFFEDGLSNHYLEIIKDGIAENLSYSRYWAQQQGKQPTGALFPMVMAGSKQSLSDLIAQTERGILVSRAWYVRYVNPRTLEVTGMTRDGTFWIEEGKIAYPIKNLRFNQCLPAMLRDVDGVSSVQRFGNRVVPGVRVKAFNFSSVTDSV
- a CDS encoding SH3 domain-containing protein, with the translated sequence MKIRCNGISWFVSGGIGLLSLGALVLPINAQSFPDCFMKTHTGEVVNLSSICGKKVVPPEVNPTQVTRQQTPHRVNLMLSDSLNDTAPGQYLQSGRYNTSIRLGTFTPAYSVSGLSVQLNSYTQWKQLSDVSSLRSDPFGGSLVGQLHRGEPVRVFRDTRTDNSVYVETLNGRRGWIDTWALPDASGLLP